One stretch of Lachnospiraceae bacterium oral taxon 096 DNA includes these proteins:
- the metG gene encoding methionine--tRNA ligase has translation MSTKIKKPYYITTAIAYASGKPHIGNTYEIILTDAIARFRRAQGYDVFFQTGTDEHGQKIELKAEAAGITPKEHVDKVAGEIKEIWDLMNTSYDKFIRTTDEYHEKQVQKIFRKLYDQGDIYKGAYEGMYCTACESFFTESQLVDGKCPDCGGPVHPAKEEAYFFKMSKYADRLIDYINEHPEFIQPVSRKNEMMNNFLLPGLQDLCVSRTSFSWGIPVDFDPKHVVYVWLDALVNYITGIGYDCDGHSSEQFHKYWPAELHLVGKDIIRFHTIYWPIFLMALDLPLPKQVFGHPWLLQGDGKMSKSKGNVIYADTLVDFFGVDAVRYFVLHEMPFDNDGVISWELMVERFNSDLANILGNLVSRTVSMTNKYFDGVLVNAKVEGEEGFDQDLKETVLCAVNATQKKMEKLRVADAITEIWNIFKRCNKYIDETCPWILAKDEEKKGRLQTVLYHLSEAIVIGTSLLESFMPETAEKILEQLGTDKRAFEDMDKFGLLCDGTKVVEKPEILFARLDLQEVLDKVAKIMPKPKKEEVVGMDVEAKEKISFDDFMKLQIQLGKIIECEAVPKSKKLLCSKVQIGSQIRQIVSGIKNWYTPEEMVGKTVTVLVNLEPKKIAGVMSEGMILCAEDNEGNLSLVTSEKTLKPGAEIR, from the coding sequence ATGAGCACAAAAATAAAAAAGCCATATTATATTACAACAGCGATTGCGTACGCATCGGGAAAGCCACATATTGGAAATACATATGAAATTATCCTTACGGATGCCATTGCAAGATTTCGCCGTGCACAGGGGTATGATGTGTTTTTTCAGACAGGGACGGATGAGCATGGACAAAAAATTGAGTTAAAGGCCGAGGCGGCAGGAATCACGCCAAAGGAACATGTCGATAAGGTTGCCGGGGAGATTAAAGAAATTTGGGATTTGATGAACACTTCCTATGATAAATTTATTCGAACAACCGATGAATATCATGAAAAGCAGGTGCAAAAGATTTTTAGAAAGCTTTACGACCAAGGGGATATTTATAAGGGAGCTTATGAGGGAATGTATTGTACAGCCTGCGAGTCCTTTTTTACAGAGAGTCAGCTTGTGGATGGCAAATGTCCAGATTGTGGGGGACCAGTGCACCCTGCAAAGGAAGAGGCATATTTCTTTAAGATGAGTAAGTATGCAGATCGCCTGATTGACTATATCAATGAACATCCAGAATTTATTCAACCAGTTTCCAGAAAAAATGAGATGATGAATAATTTCCTATTGCCAGGATTACAAGATCTTTGTGTGTCGAGAACTAGCTTTAGTTGGGGCATTCCTGTGGACTTTGACCCAAAACATGTGGTCTATGTGTGGCTCGATGCCTTAGTTAACTATATCACAGGCATTGGCTATGATTGTGATGGTCATTCGAGTGAGCAATTTCATAAGTATTGGCCGGCAGAGTTGCATCTTGTGGGCAAGGACATTATTCGCTTCCATACGATTTATTGGCCAATCTTTTTGATGGCCTTGGATTTGCCACTGCCAAAGCAGGTATTTGGCCATCCGTGGCTATTGCAGGGCGATGGAAAGATGAGTAAATCAAAGGGTAATGTTATCTATGCTGACACATTGGTTGATTTCTTTGGTGTGGATGCTGTGCGCTACTTTGTTCTTCACGAAATGCCATTTGACAATGATGGTGTGATTAGTTGGGAATTGATGGTGGAACGCTTTAACTCTGACCTTGCCAACATTCTTGGAAATTTGGTCAGTCGTACAGTATCGATGACCAATAAATACTTTGATGGTGTGCTGGTCAATGCGAAGGTTGAAGGTGAAGAGGGCTTTGATCAAGATTTAAAGGAGACCGTACTTTGTGCAGTGAATGCGACACAAAAGAAGATGGAAAAACTTCGTGTTGCCGATGCCATCACAGAGATTTGGAATATCTTTAAGCGTTGCAATAAGTATATTGATGAAACTTGCCCTTGGATTTTGGCAAAGGATGAGGAAAAGAAGGGACGCTTGCAGACCGTTCTTTATCATCTTTCGGAGGCCATTGTGATTGGAACTTCCTTGCTTGAGAGTTTTATGCCAGAGACAGCAGAAAAAATACTTGAGCAATTGGGAACAGATAAGAGAGCATTTGAAGATATGGATAAATTTGGTCTACTTTGTGATGGAACAAAAGTTGTGGAAAAGCCAGAGATTTTATTTGCAAGGTTGGATTTACAAGAAGTGCTAGATAAGGTTGCCAAGATAATGCCAAAGCCAAAGAAGGAAGAAGTGGTAGGAATGGATGTCGAAGCCAAGGAAAAGATTAGCTTTGATGACTTTATGAAATTGCAAATTCAGCTTGGAAAGATTATCGAATGTGAAGCGGTACCAAAGTCAAAGAAGTTGTTGTGCTCAAAGGTACAGATTGGCAGCCAAATTCGTCAGATTGTCAGTGGAATTAAAAATTGGTATACGCCAGAGGAAATGGTTGGAAAGACCGTGACAGTTTTAGTGAATCTTGAACCAAAAAAGATCGCTGGTGTGATGAGTGAAGGTATGATTTTGTGTGCAGAGGACAATGAGGGAAATCTCTCTCTTGTGACATCAGAAAAAACATTAAAGCCAGGTGCAGAGATTCGATAA
- a CDS encoding LrgB family protein yields the protein MSTFLGQSAFFGVGICLITYQIGVQIRKKTGWAVCNPLLISIALVILLLIGLRIDYSQFKESSKYISFLLTPATVCLAVPLYEKLQLLKDNFAAIIAGIIAGVLTSLTCVLIFCLIFKLSHENYVTLLPKSITTAIGMDVSKSLGGSDTITASVIIITGVLGNVIADVILKLFRITDPIAKGIALGTSAHAIGTSKALEIGETEGAMSSLSIAVAGLLTVLGSTIYANFF from the coding sequence ATGTCTACATTCCTTGGACAATCTGCATTTTTTGGTGTGGGCATCTGCCTAATTACCTATCAAATTGGCGTGCAAATTCGTAAAAAGACAGGATGGGCGGTATGCAATCCCCTGTTAATTTCCATTGCCCTAGTCATTCTTCTTTTGATTGGGCTTCGCATTGACTATTCCCAATTTAAGGAGAGTTCAAAGTATATTAGTTTTCTTTTAACTCCCGCTACTGTCTGTCTAGCTGTTCCTCTCTATGAGAAATTACAGCTACTAAAAGATAATTTTGCTGCGATTATTGCGGGAATTATTGCAGGTGTACTCACAAGTTTAACTTGCGTACTCATCTTCTGCTTAATCTTTAAGCTTTCACATGAAAATTATGTGACACTTTTACCTAAGTCCATCACTACAGCCATTGGTATGGATGTATCAAAATCACTTGGTGGCTCCGATACCATCACTGCTTCTGTCATCATTATTACGGGTGTTCTCGGAAATGTGATTGCCGATGTGATTTTAAAACTATTTCGGATCACCGATCCAATCGCAAAGGGTATTGCTCTTGGTACTTCTGCTCACGCCATTGGTACATCCAAGGCCCTCGAAATCGGTGAAACTGAGGGTGCCATGAGTTCACTCTCCATCGCCGTTGCTGGTCTATTGACTGTGCTCGGTTCAACTATTTATGCAAATTTCTTTTAA
- a CDS encoding APC family permease produces the protein MNNSTKKMTFWSIVFLTINSIIGTGIFLSPGGVSKQAGSFAPFIYICAAIFAAVLAVTFAAASKYVVRNGAAYSYTKAAFGDNAGLFIGVTRFVSSGIAWGVMATGVVKNVLSILGLNDKDSIQVTIGFLVLMLILLFINLKGTAFLTIISNLSTIGKMAALGITIIAGFIIIVTTGQNHMHEIDALTDASGKAFISKMNSTIFVTAVISAFYAFTGFESVASGASDMENPEKNLPRAIPLAIGIIAAIYFGIVFVAMMINPVALVTSKDVVVLAAVFHNRLIKGIIVLGALVSMFGINVAASFHTPRVCEAMAKDGIMPSIFAKRNSKDIPLNAFILTAALAIIIPMSFRYDMQGIMIISSIARFAQFIIVPLSVIVFFLGKQKEDIIDAQKNVITDVIFPALSVVLTLILLYKFNWKGQFSLSNANGTESLNWYAIIAMLIGYVVLPIVAYFYSKKQHLK, from the coding sequence ATGAATAATTCAACAAAAAAAATGACCTTTTGGTCCATTGTATTTTTGACCATCAATTCCATTATTGGAACAGGAATTTTTCTTTCTCCCGGCGGTGTGAGTAAGCAAGCTGGAAGTTTTGCACCATTTATCTACATCTGTGCTGCCATATTTGCTGCTGTCTTAGCTGTCACCTTTGCTGCAGCCAGCAAATATGTTGTCAGAAATGGTGCTGCCTACTCCTACACCAAGGCAGCCTTTGGTGACAATGCTGGTCTATTTATTGGTGTAACTCGCTTTGTCTCCTCAGGAATTGCCTGGGGTGTAATGGCAACCGGTGTGGTTAAAAATGTCCTCTCTATTCTCGGACTGAATGACAAAGATTCTATCCAAGTCACCATAGGCTTTTTGGTTTTGATGCTCATTTTACTTTTTATTAATTTAAAGGGCACTGCCTTCTTGACAATCATTAGCAATCTCTCCACCATTGGAAAAATGGCTGCACTGGGGATCACGATTATTGCTGGTTTTATCATTATTGTCACTACTGGTCAAAATCATATGCACGAAATTGATGCTCTCACCGATGCCTCTGGCAAGGCATTTATTTCCAAAATGAATTCGACAATATTTGTCACTGCTGTTATTTCTGCCTTTTACGCATTTACAGGATTTGAGAGTGTGGCCTCTGGTGCAAGTGATATGGAAAATCCAGAAAAAAATTTACCAAGAGCAATCCCTCTGGCCATTGGCATCATTGCTGCCATCTACTTTGGCATTGTCTTTGTTGCTATGATGATTAATCCTGTGGCACTGGTCACTTCAAAAGATGTGGTTGTCCTTGCAGCCGTATTTCACAACCGACTCATTAAGGGAATTATTGTCCTCGGTGCACTTGTTTCTATGTTTGGTATCAATGTAGCAGCCTCCTTTCATACACCTAGAGTTTGTGAGGCCATGGCAAAAGATGGCATCATGCCTTCAATATTTGCAAAGCGCAATAGTAAAGATATTCCTCTAAATGCGTTTATCCTCACAGCGGCACTTGCTATTATCATTCCAATGTCCTTTCGCTATGATATGCAAGGAATTATGATTATTAGCTCTATTGCACGATTTGCACAATTTATTATTGTGCCACTCAGTGTCATTGTCTTCTTCTTGGGAAAACAAAAAGAAGACATTATCGATGCCCAAAAAAATGTCATCACCGATGTTATTTTTCCCGCACTTTCTGTGGTGCTCACCCTTATCCTTCTCTATAAGTTTAACTGGAAGGGTCAGTTTTCTTTGAGCAACGCCAATGGCACAGAGAGCCTGAACTGGTACGCCATTATTGCAATGCTTATCGGTTATGTTGTACTGCCGATTGTTGCCTATTTTTATTCTAAAAAACAGCATTTGAAGTAA
- a CDS encoding alpha-glucosidase C-terminal domain-containing protein, which produces MAWYENSVFYHIYPLGLCDAPKKNDYQVTEHRLKKALPWILHVKEIGCNAIYIGPLFSSVGHGYETTDYKKLDERLGTNEDLKEFVLECHKNKIHVIFDGVFNHVGRDFFAFQDLLKNRENSPYRDWFCNVNFYGNNEYNDGFSYDNWGGYNLLVKLNHQNPKVREYMIDAVDYWIKEFDVDGIRLDAADVLDFTFMQDLRRFTDQAKPEFWLMGEVIHGDYTRWVNQEVLHSVTNYQLHKALYSGHNDHNYFEIAHTIRRFVELGRERANVFYNFVDNHDVERIQTKLVHKQHFHPVHTLLFTLPGIPSIYYGSEFAIEGKKEKFSDDSLRPALHIEDYKGALKTNPATALICILANAHQQVKALYAGDYKELMLTNRQYAFARHFEDSTAIIAVNCDDHEANFSLSAQAGKEYTDVISGRKVTCDGQLKFSLGANSSAVWVMDSEVPLVERINETVANTVEIEPDTTPEPKIKVENSEITEPEVEVCVSEKMVAEDQIVEPEVVEPEVEEGDITEESKEIKSSPVEIPKNLSYEEMSVEQLQQCILEKMAANGPVTEQMKKEVKDNVYHNSLLNWVKSFR; this is translated from the coding sequence ATGGCATGGTATGAGAACTCAGTTTTCTATCATATTTATCCGTTGGGGCTTTGTGATGCTCCAAAAAAGAATGATTATCAAGTTACGGAGCATCGCTTGAAGAAGGCTTTACCATGGATTTTACATGTAAAGGAAATTGGTTGTAATGCGATTTACATTGGTCCATTGTTTTCTTCAGTGGGACATGGCTATGAGACAACAGATTATAAAAAGTTAGATGAGCGCTTAGGAACAAATGAGGATTTAAAAGAATTTGTTTTGGAATGCCATAAGAATAAGATTCATGTTATTTTTGATGGGGTGTTTAATCATGTGGGAAGGGATTTCTTTGCCTTTCAAGACTTATTAAAGAATAGAGAGAATTCACCATATCGAGATTGGTTTTGCAATGTCAATTTTTATGGAAACAATGAGTACAATGATGGCTTTTCTTATGACAACTGGGGCGGTTATAACTTACTTGTCAAATTAAATCATCAAAATCCAAAGGTGAGAGAGTATATGATTGATGCTGTTGACTATTGGATTAAGGAATTTGATGTCGATGGAATTCGATTAGATGCCGCTGATGTCCTTGACTTTACCTTTATGCAGGACTTGAGAAGATTTACAGATCAGGCCAAGCCAGAGTTTTGGTTGATGGGTGAGGTGATTCATGGAGACTACACAAGATGGGTTAACCAAGAAGTTCTTCATTCAGTGACGAATTATCAATTGCACAAGGCCCTCTATTCGGGACACAATGATCACAATTACTTTGAGATTGCACATACCATTCGCCGCTTTGTAGAACTTGGAAGAGAGCGTGCCAATGTATTTTATAATTTTGTGGATAATCATGATGTGGAGCGCATACAGACAAAATTGGTACACAAGCAACATTTTCATCCTGTGCACACATTGCTCTTTACTTTGCCAGGAATTCCATCCATTTACTATGGATCAGAATTTGCCATTGAGGGAAAGAAGGAAAAGTTTTCAGATGATAGTCTTCGACCAGCACTCCACATTGAGGACTACAAGGGTGCCCTAAAGACAAATCCAGCCACAGCTTTAATTTGTATTTTGGCCAATGCCCATCAACAGGTGAAGGCACTCTATGCGGGGGACTACAAGGAATTGATGCTCACCAACCGCCAATATGCCTTTGCAAGACATTTCGAGGATAGCACAGCAATTATTGCTGTCAATTGTGATGATCATGAGGCCAATTTCTCACTTTCTGCACAGGCAGGTAAAGAATATACCGATGTCATTTCGGGTAGAAAAGTGACTTGTGATGGTCAACTTAAATTTTCTTTGGGTGCGAATAGTTCTGCAGTATGGGTTATGGATAGCGAAGTTCCATTGGTAGAGAGAATCAATGAGACGGTAGCTAATACAGTTGAGATCGAGCCAGATACTACGCCAGAGCCAAAAATCAAAGTGGAAAACTCAGAGATTACAGAGCCAGAGGTTGAAGTCTGTGTGTCAGAGAAGATGGTCGCAGAGGATCAGATTGTTGAGCCAGAAGTTGTCGAGCCAGAAGTAGAAGAGGGAGATATCACTGAGGAAAGTAAAGAAATAAAATCTTCTCCAGTAGAAATTCCAAAAAATCTTTCCTATGAAGAGATGAGTGTCGAGCAATTGCAACAGTGCATTTTGGAGAAAATGGCAGCCAATGGACCAGTGACTGAGCAGATGAAAAAGGAAGTCAAGGACAATGTCTACCACAATTCATTGCTCAATTGGGTAAAGAGTTTCCGTTAA
- a CDS encoding transposase produces the protein MYLTVKQQVKHLSKEDYITIRELCHTAKNLANEAIYNVRQHYFTEGEFLKYEKNYTLLKNSPNYKALNSNMAQQILKEVDGSFQSFFGLLKLVKQGKYAFMDCKLPHYLPKDGYTTLIIGFVRLKGNQLILPFSNSFKKTHKSVEITIPPILLDKTIKEIRMIPKANARFFEIQYIYEAECIQRNLNTNNALALDLGINNLVTAVSNSGQSFIIDGKRLKSINQWFNKENARLQSIKDKQHFSRKPTNRQKAVARNRNNKVNDYMNKTARRVIDYCIINNIGTLVVGYNETFQHNSHIGKQNNQNFVNIPYGQLRNKLEYLCKRNDIVFVKQEESYTSKSSFWDRDDLPVYNADNPKEYPFSGRRLHRGLYKTASGKTINADVNGALNIMRKSSVVDMNILYSRGEVDTPIRIRIA, from the coding sequence ATGTATCTTACTGTAAAACAACAAGTGAAACATCTGTCCAAGGAAGATTACATCACAATCAGGGAACTTTGTCATACGGCTAAGAATCTTGCTAATGAGGCAATCTATAATGTGCGTCAACATTATTTTACAGAAGGTGAATTTCTCAAGTATGAGAAGAATTACACTCTTTTAAAGAATAGTCCTAATTATAAGGCCTTAAATTCCAATATGGCACAGCAGATACTGAAAGAGGTTGATGGCTCGTTTCAGTCATTTTTTGGTCTGCTTAAACTTGTCAAGCAGGGAAAATATGCTTTTATGGATTGTAAACTGCCACATTATCTTCCAAAAGATGGATACACAACACTGATCATTGGTTTTGTAAGACTTAAGGGTAATCAGCTGATACTTCCGTTTTCCAATAGTTTTAAGAAAACGCATAAGTCTGTTGAAATTACGATACCACCCATACTTCTTGATAAGACGATAAAAGAGATACGCATGATACCGAAAGCGAATGCAAGGTTCTTTGAAATCCAGTATATATATGAAGCTGAATGTATTCAAAGAAATCTAAACACAAACAACGCACTTGCACTTGACCTAGGTATCAACAATCTCGTAACAGCCGTATCAAATAGTGGTCAATCGTTCATTATTGACGGGAAAAGACTGAAATCGATCAATCAGTGGTTCAATAAAGAAAATGCCCGTTTGCAATCGATAAAAGATAAACAGCATTTTAGTAGAAAGCCTACAAATAGACAAAAAGCAGTTGCTCGTAATCGCAACAATAAGGTGAACGACTATATGAATAAAACTGCTCGTAGGGTGATAGATTATTGTATCATCAATAATATAGGTACGCTTGTTGTTGGTTACAATGAGACTTTTCAACATAACAGTCATATTGGAAAGCAAAACAATCAAAATTTTGTAAATATCCCTTATGGACAGTTGCGTAACAAATTGGAATATCTTTGCAAACGAAATGACATTGTTTTTGTAAAACAGGAAGAATCCTATACATCGAAATCATCTTTTTGGGATAGAGACGATCTCCCTGTTTACAATGCCGATAATCCAAAAGAGTATCCGTTTAGTGGCAGAAGATTACATCGTGGTCTATACAAAACGGCAAGTGGTAAAACAATCAATGCAGATGTTAACGGAGCATTAAATATCATGCGTAAAAGTAGTGTTGTGGATATGAATATCCTATACAGTAGAGGCGAAGTGGACACGCCGATAAGAATAAGGATTGCCTAA
- a CDS encoding CidA/LrgA family protein: MRFIKQFMIILAISFIGEALHSIVPLPVPASIYGLVIVLIALQTGALRLNQIKMAALLLIDIMPIMFIPAAAGLIVVWPDLRPVVIPFAIITVVSTIVVMGVSGRVTQFVRKFIKNKEAK, from the coding sequence ATGAGATTCATCAAGCAATTTATGATTATTCTCGCCATCAGTTTTATTGGCGAAGCACTTCATTCCATTGTTCCTCTGCCTGTTCCTGCAAGCATCTATGGACTTGTCATTGTGCTCATTGCGCTACAGACAGGAGCACTGCGGCTCAATCAAATTAAAATGGCAGCACTGCTTTTAATTGATATTATGCCAATTATGTTTATTCCTGCGGCTGCTGGGCTCATTGTGGTTTGGCCAGATTTGCGACCTGTCGTCATTCCATTTGCGATTATCACTGTGGTTTCTACCATTGTTGTTATGGGTGTGTCTGGACGGGTCACACAATTTGTTCGAAAATTTATAAAAAATAAGGAGGCAAAATAA
- the rsmA gene encoding 16S rRNA (adenine(1518)-N(6)/adenine(1519)-N(6))-dimethyltransferase RsmA: MAILGNPARTREIIQKYGFHFQKKFGQNFLIDAHILEKIVDSAEVGEEDCVLEIGPGIGTMTQYLCERARKVIVVEIDKNLIPILEETLGDYQNVEIINADILKVDIQKIVDEHNGGKPIKVVANLPYYITTPIIMGLFESHVPIASITVMVQKEVADRMQVGPGTKDYGALSLAVQYYAKPEVVAIVPPECFIPRPNVSSSVIRLTRHIHPPVEVEDEELMFRIIRASFNQRRKTLQNGLNNAPDLHFSKEKIAQAIASLQVSPSIRGEALELFQFAKLSNYFSAK, encoded by the coding sequence ATGGCAATACTGGGAAATCCAGCAAGGACAAGAGAAATCATTCAAAAATATGGTTTTCATTTTCAGAAGAAGTTTGGTCAAAACTTTTTGATCGATGCACATATTTTGGAAAAAATTGTGGACAGTGCAGAAGTTGGGGAAGAGGATTGTGTATTGGAGATTGGACCAGGAATTGGAACAATGACACAATATCTGTGTGAGCGAGCAAGAAAAGTGATTGTGGTAGAAATTGATAAGAATTTAATTCCAATTTTGGAGGAGACACTGGGTGATTATCAAAATGTAGAGATAATCAATGCAGATATTCTCAAAGTGGATATTCAAAAGATTGTGGATGAGCACAATGGTGGAAAACCAATAAAAGTGGTTGCCAATCTTCCCTACTATATCACCACGCCAATCATTATGGGATTATTTGAAAGCCATGTTCCTATTGCAAGTATTACGGTTATGGTACAAAAGGAAGTCGCTGACCGCATGCAGGTTGGTCCGGGAACAAAGGACTATGGTGCACTTTCTCTGGCTGTGCAGTACTACGCAAAGCCAGAGGTTGTTGCCATTGTTCCACCAGAATGCTTTATTCCAAGACCAAATGTATCCTCGTCAGTGATTCGATTGACAAGACATATTCATCCTCCTGTCGAAGTAGAGGACGAGGAGTTGATGTTTCGCATTATTCGAGCTTCATTTAACCAAAGAAGAAAGACTTTGCAAAATGGTCTCAACAATGCACCAGACCTTCATTTTAGCAAGGAAAAAATTGCACAGGCGATTGCTAGCCTTCAAGTAAGTCCAAGTATTCGAGGAGAGGCATTGGAACTTTTCCAATTTGCCAAGCTTTCAAATTATTTCAGTGCAAAATAA
- a CDS encoding conjugal transfer protein TraX — protein sequence MEKLIKNGLSSAQLKYIAVLSMLIDHIAVVLLNPVSITYWVSRFIGRLAFPIFVFLMVEGFRKTSNRLNYIKRIFIFAIISEVPFDLAFFRLFDFTHQNVLFNLGIGAVMLFIIEKYKKKPYVKYVALIVAAVVAWATRTDYGYIGILLAAVFYYIRQPMQQVVCGSIVLLSEPPAILAFGPILLYNGKRGRQLKYFFYIFYPLHLLILYGLARLIFFGVH from the coding sequence ATGGAGAAATTGATTAAAAATGGCTTAAGTTCAGCACAATTAAAGTATATTGCCGTACTTTCTATGCTCATTGATCATATTGCAGTGGTGCTACTCAACCCTGTGAGTATTACCTACTGGGTCAGCCGATTTATTGGGCGATTGGCATTTCCAATCTTTGTATTTTTGATGGTGGAGGGATTTAGAAAAACTTCCAATCGCCTCAATTATATTAAGAGAATATTTATCTTTGCAATTATTTCAGAAGTTCCATTTGATTTGGCATTTTTTAGGTTGTTTGATTTTACCCATCAAAATGTACTCTTTAATCTTGGCATTGGGGCAGTGATGCTCTTTATAATTGAAAAGTACAAAAAGAAACCGTATGTCAAGTATGTCGCTCTTATTGTGGCTGCAGTTGTGGCTTGGGCAACAAGGACGGACTATGGATATATTGGCATTTTATTGGCGGCAGTCTTTTACTATATTCGACAGCCAATGCAACAGGTTGTGTGTGGCAGCATTGTTTTATTGTCAGAGCCACCAGCAATTCTTGCCTTTGGACCGATACTTTTATACAATGGGAAGAGAGGAAGACAATTAAAGTATTTCTTTTACATCTTTTATCCATTGCACCTGCTCATCCTCTATGGATTGGCGAGATTAATATTTTTTGGAGTACATTAG
- a CDS encoding DJ-1/PfpI family protein has translation MKDRVYVFMANGTEEIECLTVVDILRRAGVDTILVSMRKERSVEGAHGICVEADICFDESDYSGAKMLVLPGGLPGVDHLFAHQGLKTLLKDFADKGGDIAAICAAPSILGKMGILNGKRATCYPGFEESFGTGKYTGEAVTVDGNIITGRGMGCAVDFSLALVKKLVGDEIAREIKVGIQHPDTLK, from the coding sequence ATGAAGGATAGAGTTTATGTATTTATGGCAAATGGGACGGAAGAAATAGAATGTCTCACTGTAGTTGATATTTTGCGACGGGCAGGAGTCGATACAATTCTCGTATCAATGAGAAAAGAAAGAAGCGTTGAAGGGGCACATGGCATTTGTGTGGAAGCAGATATTTGTTTTGATGAGAGCGACTATTCAGGAGCAAAAATGTTGGTGCTTCCTGGGGGACTTCCAGGGGTAGACCATCTCTTTGCCCATCAGGGGCTCAAGACCTTGTTAAAGGACTTTGCAGATAAAGGTGGAGATATTGCGGCCATTTGTGCAGCACCGAGTATTCTTGGAAAGATGGGCATTTTAAACGGAAAGAGGGCAACTTGTTACCCAGGTTTTGAGGAAAGCTTTGGCACAGGAAAATATACTGGCGAAGCAGTGACTGTGGATGGAAATATTATCACAGGAAGAGGAATGGGCTGTGCAGTTGATTTTTCCCTTGCACTTGTAAAGAAACTTGTTGGAGATGAGATTGCAAGAGAGATTAAAGTTGGCATTCAACATCCTGATACATTGAAGTAG
- a CDS encoding TatD family hydrolase, producing the protein MSREWMIDTHAHYDDEAFDGDREVLIESLNKNRIMRVVNIGASIKTSQNSIALAKKYPHIYAAVGVHPSETEELDEEKFEQLSHLADEEKVVAIGEIGLDYYWPEPSKEIQKKWFECQMELAREKKLPIVIHSRDAAKDTLDMMVAKRAGEIGGVVHCYSYGVELAREYLKMGFFFGIGGVSTFKNAKKLKEVIAYLPMESIVLETDAPYLSPVPNRGKRNSSLNIPYIVEEIARIKGIQAEEVVQRTFENAHRLYPKLG; encoded by the coding sequence ATGAGTAGAGAATGGATGATTGATACCCATGCCCATTACGATGATGAGGCATTTGATGGGGACAGAGAAGTCTTAATAGAGAGTCTTAACAAAAACAGAATTATGCGAGTGGTCAATATTGGGGCAAGTATAAAGACTAGCCAAAATTCAATTGCACTGGCAAAAAAGTATCCACATATCTATGCGGCCGTTGGGGTTCATCCCTCAGAGACAGAGGAGCTAGATGAGGAAAAGTTTGAGCAACTTTCTCATCTTGCCGATGAAGAAAAGGTTGTTGCGATTGGAGAAATTGGACTTGATTACTACTGGCCCGAGCCATCAAAAGAGATTCAAAAGAAGTGGTTTGAATGTCAAATGGAATTGGCAAGGGAGAAAAAATTGCCAATCGTAATTCACTCAAGGGATGCGGCAAAGGACACACTCGATATGATGGTGGCAAAAAGAGCGGGAGAAATTGGTGGCGTGGTGCATTGCTATTCCTATGGTGTGGAACTTGCCAGGGAGTACCTAAAGATGGGATTTTTCTTTGGCATTGGCGGTGTATCTACATTCAAAAATGCAAAAAAACTCAAGGAAGTCATTGCATATTTGCCAATGGAATCTATCGTGCTGGAGACAGATGCACCTTACTTGTCTCCCGTACCCAATCGAGGAAAGAGAAATTCCTCACTCAATATTCCCTACATTGTGGAAGAGATTGCAAGAATTAAGGGAATACAAGCAGAAGAAGTGGTGCAAAGAACATTTGAAAACGCACATAGACTCTATCCAAAGTTGGGATAG